One region of Ptiloglossa arizonensis isolate GNS036 chromosome 8, iyPtiAriz1_principal, whole genome shotgun sequence genomic DNA includes:
- the Vgn gene encoding vitellogenin isoform X1, which produces MFSINTANLKRFRLSFWYSLVFNMWLPLTLLILAGAVAADYEHGWKVGHEYTYLVRSRTLTALDTISEQYTGILLKALLTVQAKDENTLVADVSKCQYVHIHTDLPDGWDSEISDQGLEFRHLPLSGRPFQIKIKHGLIRDLIVDRDIPTWELNILKSIVSQLQVDSQGENAIRTKGMTMPNDEEPYGMFHAMEDSVGGKCEVLYDITPLPEHMVYLHPELVPKPELKGEGMFIDIMKTKNFTRCDQRVDYHFGITGSTNWEPGSNDNGNFLSKSSNTRTILSGNLKSFVIQSSVTTSKMHVSPRFYDHQNGIVVSMMNLTLANKNRIKSELPTPRNPESTGNLVYVYNNPFSDSEDRRTGKREESLNSNQLHISDSMNAVSSSEEKDKQRIKIRGSESSASSSSISSSEENQFWQPKPTMEEAPQFSLLPNFVGYKGKFIGKSDQINLVDTTKTLVVEIAQAIDDSGNGYAHEYLEQFTILSELMRTMSRKQLMDAERTLKISLNEIKSNDKSQAVKQNIWAVFRDAVAQAGTGPALLTIKSWIEKGDIDKSEAADVIARIPKNARAPTAEYVKTLFELASSPKVKQDDTIGTATILAFTELVRLSQINGRTIHNRYPVHTFGRLTSKHDQTVVEEYIPYLERELKKAIEKKNSRWIQTYTVALGNIGHSKILSVFEPYLEGKQPVTVFQRTLMVASLSKLAAMNPKLARSVLYKIYLNTMESHEVRCMAVYLLMSTKPPLSMLQRMADYTKYDTNKQVNSAVKSSIESLAYLVTPQYKDIANRARIAMNLLSTADYDYELSHSFVKDSAMEEGNMMQRTIFNYIGSEDSVIPHSMYYGFFSSFGGFNTPPDEIIAMISNVNPLLKRLLKFKDDEPSGKTRAEKIVEELKIVPEAPVPFEGNLMINSKFISHFIPFDDPRDLPNAMVKLLRSMKNQRYTNFNMLMSYDVTLSFPTETGLPFLFDFHVPILYKLTGQNQVKVDDTLNVNVNLNNRILYARKIQGRIGFVTPFEHQQFVSGVDVNLQAYVPIKVDLEVSPMLKTAKVNIWPLKGAEKAQLIHFSVVPYTSIHNILSLRPLTQEKDTHRVVKETVSNVKLIPKNMEPFRLDVEADEANKNFWSLDFLEDENMFSFPWGLITDEYCKIDLFLNLKHELEEPLAFTVSMNSMNVQPGSEDPEQWTPLAMVVEPSDKTANSEKRKNQFLKEVSKGIKAAKSEVLDIELKLPGVLESNMVTTIAWSDNNLDSKERSLLYWKFNVPNKDFNFEICAASKATTTTDILPSYEQATKTIPRQDFDVAISFGESCSSSNELNIKGKLLQSKNMKNAITKLAVIKECQEQMKHGNKMLEACQAAAAAALILDEMDISMDIKSPELLEIIDMFFDRIDDFDTMDLKVDTVAPKNADTNTIDINAKLSNDLEKVVLTVYTPTMDISNDIDLDSLGMTYKDLILPNEGLSDKLLNTEIGREYTPWSLNNVHELSSAILSFSESCVIDKTRTLTFDGKEYSTKLGKCWHTVMTTYPNINPKKPDEKLPIPEDMTVTILARDTDDGTREAKILLGDDEIVLLSGSSWPEVKVNGNQIVVTKERSYQKREDQDDDEQDAVFEIVRLVDGSIGLTSDEYGISVAYDGTRILIETSGYGKSVRGLCGNSDGDETNDFVGPKNCILRKPEEFIASYALTKEECEGESMKLAKRVNKFECIHQEKNRQRNVINDVEAGRASIESNKWGYHSVKKDGNERCSTHRTQVIEEGDKICFTTRPIFACAANCSASETASKIYQFHCMERSEAAYKMKKRVEKGANPDLSQKPVSMSRSVNVPIACKA; this is translated from the exons ATGTTTAGTATAAATACAGCAAATCTGAAGAGATTCCGCCTCAGTTTCTGGTACTCCTTGGTTTTCAACATGTGGCTACCCCTAACGCTCTTGATACTCG CAGGAGCAGTTGCAGCTGACTACGAGCATGGCTGGAAGGTCGGTCACGAGTACACTTACCTCGTTAGGAGTCGTACTCTTACAGCCCTGGACACAATCTCTGAACAATACACGGGTATTCTATTGAAAGCGTTGTTGACGGTGCAAGCGAAGGACGAGAACACGTTGGTCGCGGATGTGTCCAAGTGTCAGTACGTTCACATCCACACGGATCTGCCCGATGGTTGGGACTCGGAGATCTCCGACCAAGGGCTGGAGTTTCGGCACCTGCCGCTCTCGGGCCGTCCATTCCAGATCAAGATCAAGCACGGATTGATCAGAGATCTGATCGTGGACAGAGACATCCCCACCTGGGAGCTGAACATACTGAAGAGTATCGTCAGCCAGCTTCAGGTCGACAGCCAAGGAGAGAACGCCATCAGAACCAAGGGCATGACTATGCCCAATGACGAGGAACCCTACGGCATGTTCCACGCGATGGAGGACTCTGTCGGTGGCAAGTGCGAGGTACTCTACGACATCACACCCCTGCCGGAGCACATGGTTTACCTCCACCCCGAGTTGGTCCCCAAACCGGAGCTTAAAGGCGAGGGGATGTTCATCGACATCATGAAAACGAAGAACTTCACCAGGTGCGACCAGAGGGTGGACTACCACTTCGGTATCACCGGAAGTACCAATTGGGAGCCTGGCTCCAACGATAACGGAAATTTCCTGTCG AAATCCTCCAACACCAGAACCATCCTCTCCGGGAATCTGAAAAGTTTCGTCATCCAATCGTCGGTGACCACGAGCAAGATGCACGTCAGTCCCCGATTTTACGACCATCAAAACGGTATCGTGGTAAGCATGATGAATCTGACCTTGGCCAACAAGAACCGAATAAAGAGCGAGCTGCCAACGCCACGGAATCCCGAGTCTACCGGCAACCTGGTCTACGTTTACAACAATCCGTTCTCGGACAGCGAGGACCGTAGAACCGGCAAACGAGAAGAGAGCCTCAACTCCAATCAGCTACACATCTCCGACAGTATGAACGCCGTGAGCTCCAGCGAGGAGAAGGACAAGCAGAGGATCAAGATCCGCGGCAGTGAGTCCAGCGCGTCGAGCAGTTCGATTTCCAGCAGCGAGGAGAACCAATTTTGGCAACCGAAGCCCACGATGGAGGAGGCACCGCAATTCTCCTTGTTGCCCAACTTCGTCGGGTACAAGGGCAAATTCATCGGCAAGTCCGATCAGATAAACCTGGTGGACACCACCAAGACACTGGTCGTGGAAATTGCCCAAGCGATCGACGATTCTGGCAACGGCTACGCCCACGAGTACCTCGAGCAGTTCACCATTCTCAGCGAATTGATGCGCACCATGAGCAGGAAGCAGTTGATGGATGCCGAGCGCACTTTGAAAATCTCGTTGAACGAGATCAAATCGAACGACAAATCTCAGGCCGTCAAACAGAATATCTGGGCTGTGTTCAGAGACGCGGTGGCTCAAGCGGGTACGGGACCAGCCCTGTTGACCATCAAGAGCTGGATCGAGAAGGGAGACATCGATAAATCGGAGGCCGCCGACGTGATCGCGCGAATACCGAAGAACGCCCGCGCACCCACCGCCGAATACGTCAAAACCTTGTTC GAACTGGCCAGCAGCCCGAAGGTGAAGCAGGACGATACCATTGGTACCGCAACGATCCTGGCGTTCACCGAACTGGTTCGTCTCTCGCAGATAAACGGCAGGACCATCCATAATCGCTACCCGGTCCACACGTTCGGTCGTCTCACCTCTAAACACGACCAGACCGTCGTGGAGGAGTACATCCCGTATCTGGAGCGCGAATTGAAGAAAGCTATCGAGAAGAAGAACAGCCGATGGATCCAGACGTACACGGTGGCTCTGGGTAACATCGGACATTCCAAGATTCTTTCCGTCTTCGAACCCTACCTGGAGGGCAAGCAACCGGTGACCGTCTTTCAGAGGACGTTGATGGTTGCCTCGTTGAGCAAACTGGCCGCGATGAATCCGAAATTGGCCCGCTCGGTTCTCTACAAGATCTACCTGAACACCATGGAGTCTCACGAAGTGCGTTGCATGGCGGTGTACCTTCTGATGTCGACGAAACCACCGTTAAGTATGCTGCAACGTATGGCGGACTACACCAAGTACGACACCAACAAGCAGGTCAACTCGGCCGTGAAATCCAGCATCGAGAGTCTGGCGTATCTGGTCACTCCTCAATACAAGGATATTGCGAACAGGGCTCGTATCGCCATGAATCTTCTCAGCACGGCCGACTACGACTACGAATTGTCGCACAGTTTCGTCAAGGATTCGGCAATGGAAGAAGGGAACATGATGCAACGTACGATCTTCAACTACATCGGCAGCGAGGACAGCGTGATACCACATTCCATGTACTACGGATTCTTCTCCAGCTTCGGCGGCTTCAACACACCACCCGACGAGATAATAGCGATGATATCGAACGTGAACCCTCTCTTGAAAAGACTACTGAAATTTAAGGACGACGAACCGTCTGGAAAAACCAGGGCCgagaaaattgtcgaagaaCTGAAAATCGTACCGGAGGCACCCGTCCCGTTCGAAGGGAACCTCATGATCAACTCGAAGTTCATCTCGCATTTCATTCCATTCGACGATCCTCGCGATCTTCCTAACG CAATGGTGAAACTGTTGAGGTCCATGAAGAATCAACGTTACACTAACTTCAACATGTTGATGTCCTACGACGTGACGCTGAGCTTCCCCACGGAGACCGGTCTACCTTTCCTCTTCGACTTCCACGTGCCCATTTTGTACAAACTCACCGGACAGAATCAGGTTAAGGTGGACGACACATTGAACGTGAACGTGAACTTGAACAATCGTATACTATACGCGAGAAAGATCCAAGGAAGGATCGGTTTCGTGACACCGTTCGAGCACCAGCAATTCGTTTCCGGTGTCGACGTGAACCTCCAGGCTTACGTGCCCATCAAGGTCGATTTGGAAGTCAGCCCGATGTTAAAGACCGCGAAGGTGAACATCTGGCCGCTGAAGGGCGCGGAGAAGGCACAGTTGATACACTTCAGTGTCGTTCCCTACACCTCGATCCACAACATCCTCAGTCTACGTCCTTTGACGCAGGAGAAGGACACGCACAGAGTGGTCAAAGAGACCGTGtccaatgttaaattgataccgAAGAACATGGAACCGTTCAGATTGGACGTCGAGGCTGACGAGGCGAACAAGAACTTCTGGTCATTGGACTTCCTGGAAGATGAAAACATGTTCTCGTTCCCGTGGGGCCTGATCACGGACGAGTACTGTAAGATCGATCTGTTCCTGAACTTGAAACACGAGCTGGAGGAACCGTTAGCGTTCACCGTGTCCATGAACAGCATGAACGTTCAACCGGGCTCCGAGGACCCTGAACAATGGACTCCGTTGGCGATGGTCGTCGAGCCATCCGATAAAACTGCAAACAGCGAGAAACGTAAGAATCAATTCCTGAAGGAGGTGAGCAAAGGCATCAAGGCGGCCAAGTCGGAGGTACTGGACATCGAACTGAAATTACCGGGCGTGCTCGAAAGTAACATGGTGACCACCATCGCCTGGTCCGACAACAATTTGGACAGCAAAGAACGATCCCTCCTTTACTGGAAGTTCAACGTACCGAACAAGGATTTCAATTTCGAGATCTGCGCAGCGTCCAAAGCCACGACCACCACCGACATACTTCCGTCTTACGAACAGGCCACGAAAACGATACCCAGACAGGACTTCGACGTTGCGATCAGTTTCGGCGAGAGCTGCTCCAGCAGCAACGAGTTGAACATCAAAGGAAAGCTGCTCCAAAGCAAGAACATGAAAAACGCAATAACGAAGTTAGCCGTGATCAAGGAATGCCAAGAACAAATGAAGCACGGCAACAAGATGCTCGAAGCCTGTCAGGCAGCTGCTGCCGCCGCCCTGATATTGGACGAGATGGACATTTCCATGGACATCAAGTCCCCGGAACTCTTGGAGATCATCGACATGTTCTTTGACCGTATCGATGACTTCGACAcgatggatctgaaagtggacaccgTGGCTCCGAAGAACGCCGACACGAACACCATCGACATCAACGCCAAgctttcgaacgatctcgagaaggtcGTTCTAACCGTCTACACCCCGACCATGGACATATCCAACGACATAGATCTGGATTCGTTAGGAATGACCTACAAGGATCTTATACTTCCCAACGAGGGCTTGAGCGACAAGTTGTTGAACACGGAGATTGGACGTGAGTATACACCGTGGAGTCTGAACAACGTTCACGAACTTTCGAGCGCGATTCTTTCGTTTTCAGAGTCCTGCGTGATCGACAAGACGCGAACGTTAACCTTCGACGGCAAGGAGTACTCCACCAAGCTGGGCAAATGCTGGCACACCGTGATGACCACCTACCCGAATATCAATCCGAAGAAACCCGACGAGAAGCTTCCGATCCCGGAGGACATGACCGTGACCATCCTCGCCAGAGACACCGATGACGGAACCAGAGAGGCGAAGATTCTGCTCGGTGACGACGAGATCGTGCTACTGTCGGGTAGCTCGTGGCCCGAGGTCAAGGTGAACGGAAACCAGATCGTAGTCACCAAGGAGAGGAGTTACCAGAAGAGAGAGGACCAGGACGATGACGAGCAGGACGCCGTATTCGAAATCGTCAGGCTCGTGGACGGATCTATTGGCCTCACGTCGGACGAATACGGCATCTCCGTCGCCTACGATGGAACACGCATCCTGATCGAA ACATCGGGTTATGGGAAATCCGTGCGCGGTCTCTGCGGCAACAGCGACGGAGACGAGACCAACGACTTCGTCGGCCCGAAGAACTGCATCCTGAGGAAACCCGAGGAGTTCATCGCCTCTTACGCGCTGACCAAGGAGGAATGCGAGGGCGAGTCCATGAAGTTGGCCAAACGGGTAAACAAATTCGAGTGTATACACCAGGAGAAGAACCGCCAGAGAAACGTGATCAACGACGTTGAAGCCGGACGAGCGAGCATCGAGAGCAACAAGTGGGGTTACCATTCGGTTAAAAAGGACGGCAACGAACGTTGCAGCACCCACAGGACCCAGGTGATCGAAGAAGGCGACAAGATATGTTTCACGACGCGTCCGATATTCGCCTGCGCGGCGAATTGCTCCGCGAGCGAAACCGCGTCGAAGATATACCAGTTCCATTGCATGGAGAGGAGCGAGGCCGCGTACAAGATGAAGAAACGAGTCGAGAAGGGCGCAAATCCTGACCTGAGTCAGAAACCGGTCTCGATGTCGCGATCCGTCAACGTTCCTATCGCCTGCAAAGCCTAA
- the Vgn gene encoding vitellogenin isoform X2 — MFSINTANLKRFRLSFWYSLVFNMWLPLTLLILAGAVAADYEHGWKVGHEYTYLVRSRTLTALDTISEQYTGILLKALLTVQAKDENTLVADVSKCQYVHIHTDLPDGWDSEISDQGLEFRHLPLSGRPFQIKIKHGLIRDLIVDRDIPTWELNILKSIVSQLQVDSQGENAIRTKGMTMPNDEEPYGMFHAMEDSVGGKCEVLYDITPLPEHMVYLHPELVPKPELKGEGMFIDIMKTKNFTRCDQRVDYHFGITGSTNWEPGSNDNGNFLSKSSNTRTILSGNLKSFVIQSSVTTSKMHVSPRFYDHQNGIVVSMMNLTLANKNRIKSELPTPRNPESTGNLVYVYNNPFSDSEDRRTGKREESLNSNQLHISDSMNAVSSSEEKDKQRIKIRGSESSASSSSISSSEENQFWQPKPTMEEAPQFSLLPNFVGYKGKFIGKSDQINLVDTTKTLVVEIAQAIDDSGNGYAHEYLEQFTILSELMRTMSRKQLMDAERTLKISLNEIKSNDKSQAVKQNIWAVFRDAVAQAGTGPALLTIKSWIEKGDIDKSEAADVIARIPKNARAPTAEYVKTLFELASSPKVKQDDTIGTATILAFTELVRLSQINGRTIHNRYPVHTFGRLTSKHDQTVVEEYIPYLERELKKAIEKKNSRWIQTYTVALGNIGHSKILSVFEPYLEGKQPVTVFQRTLMVASLSKLAAMNPKLARSVLYKIYLNTMESHEVRCMAVYLLMSTKPPLSMLQRMADYTKYDTNKQVNSAVKSSIESLAYLVTPQYKDIANRARIAMNLLSTADYDYELSHSFVKDSAMEEGNMMQRTIFNYIGSEDSVIPHSMYYGFFSSFGGFNTPPDEIIAMISNVNPLLKRLLKFKDDEPSGKTRAEKIVEELKIVPEAPVPFEGNLMINSKFISHFIPFDDPRDLPNAMVKLLRSMKNQRYTNFNMLMSYDVTLSFPTETGLPFLFDFHVPILYKLTGQNQVKVDDTLNVNVNLNNRILYARKIQGRIGFVTPFEHQQFVSGVDVNLQAYVPIKVDLEVSPMLKTAKVNIWPLKGAEKAQLIHFSVVPYTSIHNILSLRPLTQEKDTHRVVKETVSNVKLIPKNMEPFRLDVEADEANKNFWSLDFLEDENMFSFPWGLITDEYCKIDLFLNLKHELEEPLAFTVSMNSMNVQPGSEDPEQWTPLAMVVEPSDKTANSEKRKNQFLKEVSKGIKAAKSEVLDIELKLPGVLESNMVTTIAWSDNNLDSKERSLLYWKFNVPNKDFNFEICAASKATTTTDILPSYEQATKTIPRQDFDVAISFGESCSSSNELNIKGKLLQSKNMKNAITKLAVIKECQEQMKHGNKMLEACQAAAAAALILDEMDISMDIKSPELLEIIDMFFDRIDDFDTMDLKVDTVAPKNADTNTIDINAKLSNDLEKVVLTVYTPTMDISNDIDLDSLGMTYKDLILPNEGLSDKLLNTEIGQSCVIDKTRTLTFDGKEYSTKLGKCWHTVMTTYPNINPKKPDEKLPIPEDMTVTILARDTDDGTREAKILLGDDEIVLLSGSSWPEVKVNGNQIVVTKERSYQKREDQDDDEQDAVFEIVRLVDGSIGLTSDEYGISVAYDGTRILIETSGYGKSVRGLCGNSDGDETNDFVGPKNCILRKPEEFIASYALTKEECEGESMKLAKRVNKFECIHQEKNRQRNVINDVEAGRASIESNKWGYHSVKKDGNERCSTHRTQVIEEGDKICFTTRPIFACAANCSASETASKIYQFHCMERSEAAYKMKKRVEKGANPDLSQKPVSMSRSVNVPIACKA, encoded by the exons ATGTTTAGTATAAATACAGCAAATCTGAAGAGATTCCGCCTCAGTTTCTGGTACTCCTTGGTTTTCAACATGTGGCTACCCCTAACGCTCTTGATACTCG CAGGAGCAGTTGCAGCTGACTACGAGCATGGCTGGAAGGTCGGTCACGAGTACACTTACCTCGTTAGGAGTCGTACTCTTACAGCCCTGGACACAATCTCTGAACAATACACGGGTATTCTATTGAAAGCGTTGTTGACGGTGCAAGCGAAGGACGAGAACACGTTGGTCGCGGATGTGTCCAAGTGTCAGTACGTTCACATCCACACGGATCTGCCCGATGGTTGGGACTCGGAGATCTCCGACCAAGGGCTGGAGTTTCGGCACCTGCCGCTCTCGGGCCGTCCATTCCAGATCAAGATCAAGCACGGATTGATCAGAGATCTGATCGTGGACAGAGACATCCCCACCTGGGAGCTGAACATACTGAAGAGTATCGTCAGCCAGCTTCAGGTCGACAGCCAAGGAGAGAACGCCATCAGAACCAAGGGCATGACTATGCCCAATGACGAGGAACCCTACGGCATGTTCCACGCGATGGAGGACTCTGTCGGTGGCAAGTGCGAGGTACTCTACGACATCACACCCCTGCCGGAGCACATGGTTTACCTCCACCCCGAGTTGGTCCCCAAACCGGAGCTTAAAGGCGAGGGGATGTTCATCGACATCATGAAAACGAAGAACTTCACCAGGTGCGACCAGAGGGTGGACTACCACTTCGGTATCACCGGAAGTACCAATTGGGAGCCTGGCTCCAACGATAACGGAAATTTCCTGTCG AAATCCTCCAACACCAGAACCATCCTCTCCGGGAATCTGAAAAGTTTCGTCATCCAATCGTCGGTGACCACGAGCAAGATGCACGTCAGTCCCCGATTTTACGACCATCAAAACGGTATCGTGGTAAGCATGATGAATCTGACCTTGGCCAACAAGAACCGAATAAAGAGCGAGCTGCCAACGCCACGGAATCCCGAGTCTACCGGCAACCTGGTCTACGTTTACAACAATCCGTTCTCGGACAGCGAGGACCGTAGAACCGGCAAACGAGAAGAGAGCCTCAACTCCAATCAGCTACACATCTCCGACAGTATGAACGCCGTGAGCTCCAGCGAGGAGAAGGACAAGCAGAGGATCAAGATCCGCGGCAGTGAGTCCAGCGCGTCGAGCAGTTCGATTTCCAGCAGCGAGGAGAACCAATTTTGGCAACCGAAGCCCACGATGGAGGAGGCACCGCAATTCTCCTTGTTGCCCAACTTCGTCGGGTACAAGGGCAAATTCATCGGCAAGTCCGATCAGATAAACCTGGTGGACACCACCAAGACACTGGTCGTGGAAATTGCCCAAGCGATCGACGATTCTGGCAACGGCTACGCCCACGAGTACCTCGAGCAGTTCACCATTCTCAGCGAATTGATGCGCACCATGAGCAGGAAGCAGTTGATGGATGCCGAGCGCACTTTGAAAATCTCGTTGAACGAGATCAAATCGAACGACAAATCTCAGGCCGTCAAACAGAATATCTGGGCTGTGTTCAGAGACGCGGTGGCTCAAGCGGGTACGGGACCAGCCCTGTTGACCATCAAGAGCTGGATCGAGAAGGGAGACATCGATAAATCGGAGGCCGCCGACGTGATCGCGCGAATACCGAAGAACGCCCGCGCACCCACCGCCGAATACGTCAAAACCTTGTTC GAACTGGCCAGCAGCCCGAAGGTGAAGCAGGACGATACCATTGGTACCGCAACGATCCTGGCGTTCACCGAACTGGTTCGTCTCTCGCAGATAAACGGCAGGACCATCCATAATCGCTACCCGGTCCACACGTTCGGTCGTCTCACCTCTAAACACGACCAGACCGTCGTGGAGGAGTACATCCCGTATCTGGAGCGCGAATTGAAGAAAGCTATCGAGAAGAAGAACAGCCGATGGATCCAGACGTACACGGTGGCTCTGGGTAACATCGGACATTCCAAGATTCTTTCCGTCTTCGAACCCTACCTGGAGGGCAAGCAACCGGTGACCGTCTTTCAGAGGACGTTGATGGTTGCCTCGTTGAGCAAACTGGCCGCGATGAATCCGAAATTGGCCCGCTCGGTTCTCTACAAGATCTACCTGAACACCATGGAGTCTCACGAAGTGCGTTGCATGGCGGTGTACCTTCTGATGTCGACGAAACCACCGTTAAGTATGCTGCAACGTATGGCGGACTACACCAAGTACGACACCAACAAGCAGGTCAACTCGGCCGTGAAATCCAGCATCGAGAGTCTGGCGTATCTGGTCACTCCTCAATACAAGGATATTGCGAACAGGGCTCGTATCGCCATGAATCTTCTCAGCACGGCCGACTACGACTACGAATTGTCGCACAGTTTCGTCAAGGATTCGGCAATGGAAGAAGGGAACATGATGCAACGTACGATCTTCAACTACATCGGCAGCGAGGACAGCGTGATACCACATTCCATGTACTACGGATTCTTCTCCAGCTTCGGCGGCTTCAACACACCACCCGACGAGATAATAGCGATGATATCGAACGTGAACCCTCTCTTGAAAAGACTACTGAAATTTAAGGACGACGAACCGTCTGGAAAAACCAGGGCCgagaaaattgtcgaagaaCTGAAAATCGTACCGGAGGCACCCGTCCCGTTCGAAGGGAACCTCATGATCAACTCGAAGTTCATCTCGCATTTCATTCCATTCGACGATCCTCGCGATCTTCCTAACG CAATGGTGAAACTGTTGAGGTCCATGAAGAATCAACGTTACACTAACTTCAACATGTTGATGTCCTACGACGTGACGCTGAGCTTCCCCACGGAGACCGGTCTACCTTTCCTCTTCGACTTCCACGTGCCCATTTTGTACAAACTCACCGGACAGAATCAGGTTAAGGTGGACGACACATTGAACGTGAACGTGAACTTGAACAATCGTATACTATACGCGAGAAAGATCCAAGGAAGGATCGGTTTCGTGACACCGTTCGAGCACCAGCAATTCGTTTCCGGTGTCGACGTGAACCTCCAGGCTTACGTGCCCATCAAGGTCGATTTGGAAGTCAGCCCGATGTTAAAGACCGCGAAGGTGAACATCTGGCCGCTGAAGGGCGCGGAGAAGGCACAGTTGATACACTTCAGTGTCGTTCCCTACACCTCGATCCACAACATCCTCAGTCTACGTCCTTTGACGCAGGAGAAGGACACGCACAGAGTGGTCAAAGAGACCGTGtccaatgttaaattgataccgAAGAACATGGAACCGTTCAGATTGGACGTCGAGGCTGACGAGGCGAACAAGAACTTCTGGTCATTGGACTTCCTGGAAGATGAAAACATGTTCTCGTTCCCGTGGGGCCTGATCACGGACGAGTACTGTAAGATCGATCTGTTCCTGAACTTGAAACACGAGCTGGAGGAACCGTTAGCGTTCACCGTGTCCATGAACAGCATGAACGTTCAACCGGGCTCCGAGGACCCTGAACAATGGACTCCGTTGGCGATGGTCGTCGAGCCATCCGATAAAACTGCAAACAGCGAGAAACGTAAGAATCAATTCCTGAAGGAGGTGAGCAAAGGCATCAAGGCGGCCAAGTCGGAGGTACTGGACATCGAACTGAAATTACCGGGCGTGCTCGAAAGTAACATGGTGACCACCATCGCCTGGTCCGACAACAATTTGGACAGCAAAGAACGATCCCTCCTTTACTGGAAGTTCAACGTACCGAACAAGGATTTCAATTTCGAGATCTGCGCAGCGTCCAAAGCCACGACCACCACCGACATACTTCCGTCTTACGAACAGGCCACGAAAACGATACCCAGACAGGACTTCGACGTTGCGATCAGTTTCGGCGAGAGCTGCTCCAGCAGCAACGAGTTGAACATCAAAGGAAAGCTGCTCCAAAGCAAGAACATGAAAAACGCAATAACGAAGTTAGCCGTGATCAAGGAATGCCAAGAACAAATGAAGCACGGCAACAAGATGCTCGAAGCCTGTCAGGCAGCTGCTGCCGCCGCCCTGATATTGGACGAGATGGACATTTCCATGGACATCAAGTCCCCGGAACTCTTGGAGATCATCGACATGTTCTTTGACCGTATCGATGACTTCGACAcgatggatctgaaagtggacaccgTGGCTCCGAAGAACGCCGACACGAACACCATCGACATCAACGCCAAgctttcgaacgatctcgagaaggtcGTTCTAACCGTCTACACCCCGACCATGGACATATCCAACGACATAGATCTGGATTCGTTAGGAATGACCTACAAGGATCTTATACTTCCCAACGAGGGCTTGAGCGACAAGTTGTTGAACACGGAGATTGGAC AGTCCTGCGTGATCGACAAGACGCGAACGTTAACCTTCGACGGCAAGGAGTACTCCACCAAGCTGGGCAAATGCTGGCACACCGTGATGACCACCTACCCGAATATCAATCCGAAGAAACCCGACGAGAAGCTTCCGATCCCGGAGGACATGACCGTGACCATCCTCGCCAGAGACACCGATGACGGAACCAGAGAGGCGAAGATTCTGCTCGGTGACGACGAGATCGTGCTACTGTCGGGTAGCTCGTGGCCCGAGGTCAAGGTGAACGGAAACCAGATCGTAGTCACCAAGGAGAGGAGTTACCAGAAGAGAGAGGACCAGGACGATGACGAGCAGGACGCCGTATTCGAAATCGTCAGGCTCGTGGACGGATCTATTGGCCTCACGTCGGACGAATACGGCATCTCCGTCGCCTACGATGGAACACGCATCCTGATCGAA ACATCGGGTTATGGGAAATCCGTGCGCGGTCTCTGCGGCAACAGCGACGGAGACGAGACCAACGACTTCGTCGGCCCGAAGAACTGCATCCTGAGGAAACCCGAGGAGTTCATCGCCTCTTACGCGCTGACCAAGGAGGAATGCGAGGGCGAGTCCATGAAGTTGGCCAAACGGGTAAACAAATTCGAGTGTATACACCAGGAGAAGAACCGCCAGAGAAACGTGATCAACGACGTTGAAGCCGGACGAGCGAGCATCGAGAGCAACAAGTGGGGTTACCATTCGGTTAAAAAGGACGGCAACGAACGTTGCAGCACCCACAGGACCCAGGTGATCGAAGAAGGCGACAAGATATGTTTCACGACGCGTCCGATATTCGCCTGCGCGGCGAATTGCTCCGCGAGCGAAACCGCGTCGAAGATATACCAGTTCCATTGCATGGAGAGGAGCGAGGCCGCGTACAAGATGAAGAAACGAGTCGAGAAGGGCGCAAATCCTGACCTGAGTCAGAAACCGGTCTCGATGTCGCGATCCGTCAACGTTCCTATCGCCTGCAAAGCCTAA